In Thermus aquaticus, the sequence ACCTCCCGCCAGACCCGGTCCAACTCGTCCAGAAAGGCCTCGTAGTCCTCAATATGGCCCATCTGGCCGGGCACGTCCTCGTAGCGCTTTAGCGTCCAGTAGGGGGGCGAGGTGATGGCCAGGTGGACGGAGGCCTCGGGAAGGCGGGCCAGAACCTCCCGGGCATCCCCCACGTACAGGCGGGCCCTGGGGTAGGAGGGGGCCGCTTCCTGGGCGAAGAGGTCCGCGGCGGCTTCCATCCTGGGGATTATACCCCTTCCAGGGCGATCCCCTCCGGCCACGCGCCCCCCAGGGCCTCCCAGGCCCGGGCCATGTCGGCGGGGACGGGGGCCAGAAACTCCAGGATCCGCCCCGTGCGGGGGTGGGGCAGGCGGAGCTCGTAGGCGTGGAGGGCCTGGCGGGGGATGACGGGGCTCTTCTTGCCGTAGACCTCGTCCCCTAAGATGGGGGCCCTTAGGTGCTTGAGGTGGACCCGGATCTGGTGGGTGCGGCCGGTGTGGGGCCTGGCCTCCACCAGGGCGTGGGGGCCGGCGGTGGCCAGGACCCGGAAGTGGGTCTCGGCGTAGCGGGGGGCCACGCCCCCCACGTGCATCTTGTGCCGCTCCACCGGGTGGCGGCCGATGGGGGCGATGAGGGTCCCCTCCTTGGGGTGGCCCTCGGTGAGGGCCAGGTAGCGCTTCATGACCAGGCGGTCGCGGAAGGCCCGGGAGAGGGCCTCGAGGGCCCCCCCGTGCTTGGCCACCACCAAGACCCCGCTGGTGTCCCTGTCCAGGCGGTGGACGATGCCGGGGCGGATCATCTCCGGGCGCTCCACCGCCTGGGGCTCGTAGTAGCGGCCCAGAAGGGCGTTGACCACGGTGCCGGTGTAGACCCCGGGGGCGGGGTGGGTGAGGAGGCCCGGGGGCTTGTTGAGGACCAGGAGGTCCTCGTCCTCGTAAAGGATGGGAAGGGGCAGGTCCTCGGGCACCACCAGGGGGCGCTCCTCCTTGGGCTCCACCACCACCTCCTCCCCCTTGAGGCGGTAGGCGGGCTTATCCACCACCTTCTCCCCCACCCGCACCCGGCCCTCCAGAATCCAGGCCTGGGCCCGGGCCCGGCTCACCCCTAAGGCCTCGGCCACCGCCTGGTCCAGGCGCAGGCCCTCCTTGCGGAAGCGCACCACGCCCTCCATGATAGGGAAGGGAAGTCTCAAGAAGAAGCTTTATCCTCCACAGCGAGGCGGTAGCCCCGGCCGAAGACTGTGGCGATAAACCGCGGAGAACGTGCATCATCGCCCAGCTTCTTGCGCAATCGCGCCACAGTAGTGTCCACCACCCGCTCGTCCACCCCCTCCTCTAAGCCCCAAACCTGGGCGAAGAGAGCTTGCCGGGAGACCGCTTCTCCAGGATGCCTGGCCAAGGCCAGAAGAAGGCGGAATTCCGTGGGAGTGAGGTCCAGGAGTTGTCCATTGAGCCGGACTTCCTCAGAAAGAGGATCTATCTCCAGAGGGCCCACCTTGATGCTCTCCAAACGCTTGGAGCGTCGGAGCAAGGCCCTAACCCGGGCCAGGAACTCTCGGGCCCGAAGGGGCTTGCCCATGTAATCATCTGCCCCCAAGGAAAGTCCCTTCACCCGATCCTCCTCCCGGTCATAGGCGGTCAACATGAGGACCGGGAGGTCTCGGTCGTACTCCCGGATGATCTCCAAAAGCTCAAGGCCCCCTAACCGGGGCATGTTGATGTCCAAAACCACTAGGTCAGCCCGCCCAAGATAAGCCATGGCCTCCTCCCCGTTCTCAGCCTGGAAGACCTGGTATCCCTCCTGTTGCAAAAGGCGGGTCACCATCTCCCGGAAGACCGGCTCATCATCCACCACCAGTATTGCGGGCATCCCCTCCCTCCCCTATTTGGGCAACGATCTTCAGAAGATCGCCCCGGCTAAAGGGCTTTCCCAAAAACGCCACTGCTCCCGCTCTAAAGGCCAGCTCTTGGTGGTGCGGAGAAATGCTGGCAGAAAGGGCGATCACGGGGGGACCTCCCCGGACACGTATGCGCCGGATGGTCTCCACTCCACCTATCCCCGGCATCACCAGATCGCAGAGGACCAGGTCGTAGACCTCTCGTTCCAGACATTCCAAAGCTTCCTCGCCGCTGGAGGCCACATCTACCTGATGACCTAGGGGAAGGAGAAGGGTACCCACCAGATACCCCATGAAGGGCTCATCATCCACCACTAGCACCCGCATGACCGGCTTCCCCCTGGCCTGCCGCCCGGGGCAGGCGCACCAAGAACGTAGCTCCCTTGCCTGGCTGGGAAGTTACCAGGATTTCCCCGCCGTGGGCTTCCACAATGGCCCGAGAGATGTACAGGCCCAGGCCCGTTCCCGGCGCGCCACGGGATGCCTGAGAGCGGGCCCGATAGTAGCGTTGGAAAAGGCGGGGAATCTCTTCCTCGGGAATCCCAGGCCCAGTGTCGGTCACCTCTATATGTATCCATCCCTGGTCCTGGACTACCCTGAGGGAAACCCTACCTCCCTTTGGGGTGAACTTGAAGGCATTGGAAAGGAGGTTGGCCACCACCTGGCCTATACGCTCATGGTCAGCCACAGCGGGCACGGCTGGAGGGATTTCTACATGGAAGTCTATACGGGTCAGCTGGGCTAAGGCGTGGAAGCTTTGGGCCACCTCCTCCAGAACGGGAGCTAAATCTGTGGGGCACCGGAAAACCTCAAATCGGCCAGCCTCGAGGCGGCTGGCGTCCAATAGATTGTCTACCATGTTTTTAAGCCTCAGGGCGCTGTCCAAGATCAGGTTCACGTGCCCTTTTTCCGTTTCGGGAATCTGAGAGAGCTGGAGTGCTTCCGCCAAACCAATGATGACCCCGAGGGGAGTGCGCAGCTCGTGACTCACGGCGGCTATGAACTCATCCTTGGCCCGCTCCACCTCTTTCCTAGCAGAGAGATCGTGAAGGGTAACCACCACCCCACCCACCGCAGGCTCATGGAGAAGATTCCGCGCCCACGCCTCAAACCAGCGTGGTTCCCCTTCGCTGTTCACTACCCTGAGTTCCGCTGTGACCGTTTTTCCAGGCTCCCCTAGGGCCTCCCGAAAGAGGGCTTCGGCCTTGGCACGATCTTCGGCAAACACATACTGGAGAGCGCCTACTTCTTCCTTAAAGTAGCCCGATGGATCGTAGCCCAGAACAGCCTGAACGTTAGGCGTCACGTAGCGAATAATGCCAGAAGCGTCAAGAAGATAAACCACATCCTGGTTATTCTCCAAAAGCATGCGATAGAAGGTCTCCCTGCTTTCCAACTCGCCAAGAAGGTGTTGGATTTCGCTGATATCGGTCAGGGAGAGGATCCAAACGCCTTCTTGCCTCCGAACCGCCGTCTGAAAGGTCCGACCCCCCAGTTCCAGGGTAAGCTTCTCGCCCTCCAGAGCGGGGTACACCTCCCTGGGCAGGTGGTCTAGGACCACTTCCCGACCCACCCCCAGGGCCTCGCGCGCCATGCGGTTGGCGATGCCCGAAAAGGTCCCGGTGTCCAGTACCACCACCCCCACAGGAAGATCCTCCAAGACTTGGCTAAGGCGTTCCCTCTCCCGG encodes:
- a CDS encoding ATP-binding protein translates to MLLLEGVPREAEPLVPLLGRLTALAVRNAALYEETLASKERLDWEVRFLDQAAAFSREIIHQTTVRGVARTLAGTLAQVFAFYRITVALVQGKELRGILTLKGGQLYWTEHRTRIRFPIDANDPMAEAARTGRPLLVPLEKLPDFLRSDHSDMGLAPLVGYVPLVDREEVLGVVAVDRGPGGPGVTWEELVRVDFLGRVAGVALRNAQTHEALSHVSKELARERERLSQVLEDLPVGVVVLDTGTFSGIANRMAREALGVGREVVLDHLPREVYPALEGEKLTLELGGRTFQTAVRRQEGVWILSLTDISEIQHLLGELESRETFYRMLLENNQDVVYLLDASGIIRYVTPNVQAVLGYDPSGYFKEEVGALQYVFAEDRAKAEALFREALGEPGKTVTAELRVVNSEGEPRWFEAWARNLLHEPAVGGVVVTLHDLSARKEVERAKDEFIAAVSHELRTPLGVIIGLAEALQLSQIPETEKGHVNLILDSALRLKNMVDNLLDASRLEAGRFEVFRCPTDLAPVLEEVAQSFHALAQLTRIDFHVEIPPAVPAVADHERIGQVVANLLSNAFKFTPKGGRVSLRVVQDQGWIHIEVTDTGPGIPEEEIPRLFQRYYRARSQASRGAPGTGLGLYISRAIVEAHGGEILVTSQPGKGATFLVRLPRAAGQGEAGHAGASGG
- a CDS encoding RluA family pseudouridine synthase, with the translated sequence MVRFRKEGLRLDQAVAEALGVSRARAQAWILEGRVRVGEKVVDKPAYRLKGEEVVVEPKEERPLVVPEDLPLPILYEDEDLLVLNKPPGLLTHPAPGVYTGTVVNALLGRYYEPQAVERPEMIRPGIVHRLDRDTSGVLVVAKHGGALEALSRAFRDRLVMKRYLALTEGHPKEGTLIAPIGRHPVERHKMHVGGVAPRYAETHFRVLATAGPHALVEARPHTGRTHQIRVHLKHLRAPILGDEVYGKKSPVIPRQALHAYELRLPHPRTGRILEFLAPVPADMARAWEALGGAWPEGIALEGV
- a CDS encoding response regulator transcription factor, with product MPAILVVDDEPVFREMVTRLLQQEGYQVFQAENGEEAMAYLGRADLVVLDINMPRLGGLELLEIIREYDRDLPVLMLTAYDREEDRVKGLSLGADDYMGKPLRAREFLARVRALLRRSKRLESIKVGPLEIDPLSEEVRLNGQLLDLTPTEFRLLLALARHPGEAVSRQALFAQVWGLEEGVDERVVDTTVARLRKKLGDDARSPRFIATVFGRGYRLAVEDKASS
- a CDS encoding response regulator, translating into MRVLVVDDEPFMGYLVGTLLLPLGHQVDVASSGEEALECLEREVYDLVLCDLVMPGIGGVETIRRIRVRGGPPVIALSASISPHHQELAFRAGAVAFLGKPFSRGDLLKIVAQIGEGGDARNTGGG